The Oscillospiraceae bacterium region TTTTTCCAAATAACATAAGAGATAACTCATCTGCTGCATAAGACGGCATATATCTTTCAAGGTCAGATACAAACTGTCCCTGTTCTCCCGATGTCATTCCTTCAACAAATGTACCATTGTTATATCCGCCTTTACCATTATATATATTCTTTGCCTCTGTAATTTCAGTTCCGTATGTATTTACTACATAATTTTTTGTGTAAATTGCAATACCATTTTGGGCATCATTTTCAGTTTCAGTTAAAGTAGCATATATAATATTTAACACTTGCTGAGCTTTAGCACCAAATCTTCCGCCAAATCTTGTTATTGCCTTTTTTATTGTATTTATATTTTCAAGTGCTTCATCTTGTTTTGCTTTATCAATTGTAGGTTCGGTAGGTTTTTCATCCTCATCATCGTCAGGTTGTGTAGTGCCTGAGCCTGTATTGTCGCCTGAACCTGTATTGTCACCAGTTCCTGTATTATCGCCAGTTCCTGTGTTGTCGCCAGTTCCTGTATTATCGCCTGAACCTGTATTATCGCCAGTTCCTGTATTATCGCCAGTTCCTGTATTGTCGCCTGAGCCTGTATTATCACCAGAGCCTGTATTGTCACCAGAGCCTGTATTGTCGCCTGAACCTGTATTGTCACCTGAGCCTGTATTATCGCCTGAGCCTGTATTATCACCAGAGCCTGTATTGTCACCTGCCGAAGGTGGAATTATTGGCAAGACTGTTCCTGAATTTCCACCGCCGCCGACAGATCCTCCGCCACCGCCACCGGTAGAGCCGCCTCCGCCGCCACCGGTAGAAGTTCCTGTTGATGTGCCAGGTGTTGTGCCTGTGCTTTTAACAAAAGGGGAAACACTATGAGAAAGTTCGCCTCTTGTTATATTTTTGGTTGCACCAAATGTATTATCAGAATTTAAACTCATAAGTCTGTTGCCTAAAACTTTATTAACATAAGGAACTGCCCAGTCGGAAACTTCGTCTGAAATTGTTCCTGTAAAAGGTATATCATAAAGACCTGCAACTCTGCATATTACAACGCAGGCTTCTTCTTTTGTAAGATAGTCATTTCCTCTGAAAGTACCATCGTCATGACCTTTTATATATCCTGCTTTTTTGGCAATTAAAACATAAGAATAAAACCAGTCAGATGTAGAAACATCAGGGAAATTTACAGCATCTGCTTCGGTAAAATTAAAAGTCAGATTTATAATTTTACAAAGTTCTGCTCTTGTTAAAGGATTATTCGGTCTGAAAGAACTATCGGGATAACCTGATAAAATCCCACTCTCAACCATCTTATATATTGCCTGTCCCTGAGATGAAGACTTGTCAACATCAGTAAACTGGACTTGAGTTGTATTGGCATTTACTGTACACATTGAAAAAATAAGAGTTAATATAATAAATGCTGATAATATTTTTTTCATAATTTTCCACCTGTCTTTCTATTTTACAACAGGCAGAATTATCAAAATTCTGCCTGTTGTATAATTTTTTTAGTTTTGCCATTCTCTTGCTATAGTAATTACATTACCTTCGATAGATATTTCATATATATCTTCATTTACAACAACAAATCTTCCTGTTTTACCTTTAACAGTTATTTCATAAATATCTGCATTATTGTGAGTTGTACCGTTAAAGTCAGTATATGTTGTATTTTCGGCAACTAATATCTTATCTAACTTAGATAATGCCTTGTCAATATACTCATCATCAAATATAGCATCGGTAATCATATCATATCTTTCGTATGCTTCTCTTACCGCTTTTCTGAATTTAGCATAATCATCTGATTCGTATTTTTTATTGATAGGACTATCTTTATACCAGTTAAGAAGTTTATCAAACTGTTCAGGGAATTTAGATTTAATTATTCCTTCAACTTTATCAAAATACTTGTTATCAGGATCTTTTGTACCGTTTGCATATCCGTCTAAGAATTCAGCTAAAATATTTGCATATTTAAGAGCTAAATCTTCGTAACCTACAAGTATTTCATCTATCTCATCTTCTGAGAATAATTCTTTATACTTAGTTACAGCATCATCGCCTAAAATAACTGCGTTTAGAACTAAGTTGTAGTAGTAATTAAAGTCTTTTAACTGATATCCTGAATGTGTTGTAGTTTCATTTGCAATATCTCCGTTAAACAGAGATTTAACACTTAGAAGTTCAACAAGTTCAGGAAGATATTCATTTTCGTCATACTTAATCTTATCTTTAATCTTATCAGCTCTCGAATCATTTTCAAGTATGTCTACAAATGAATTATAAAGAGGAGTATAAATATCGTCAACAGGATTTATTATAAAGTTAAGTCCGCAGTCGATATATGCAACCTCTGCCCCGTTTTCAAGGTCATCCATTGCTTGTTCAGTTTGCGTTTTAAGACTCTCAAATGCACCATTGTATATTTCTTTAGCCTTTTCTTCAGGATAAATTTCAAATACTTTATCTATAATCTTCGCTGGAACTTTTGAAATTATAGATTTATAAGAATAATCCTTTTCAAGTTTTGCCTTTAATCCGTTTGCTATAAATATTGTTCTTTCATTTACTGTAAACTTATCTTTGTTATTAACCTCATAAACTAACTTATCTAGATCGGCTCTATAATTTGTTTCGATTATTCCGTCAACAACTTCATCTTTTACATCCTGATGATTGTCAAGATATTCTACCACTATATGAGAATAATTGTCAATTTCTTCTACATCATCATTATCAACAATATAATCCACTACTTTTGCAATAACTTCATTAGTATTGTTCTCAATCCATTCATGGAACTTATCTTTAGTAATATGTTCTGCTTCAGTTTCGGTAAATCCAAGACTTACTAAGAAATCCTTACTAAAATGCATTTCAGTATAATCTTTGATATGTTGCTGCTGGTTTGTATAAACAATTGATTTAGCAAGCATATCCTTAATATATGCTTTATCTGACGCATCAGTAGATGTGGCCATTTTGTCGAAATATTCAACAAACTCTTCAATTAATTTTTCATTTGAGCCGTCTAGTTGTTCTTTCGCACTGTCAACAATGAATTTTTCAACATTTTCTTCTCCAAGAACCTGTGAATATCTTACCATAATTTCCTGAATCAAGATATTATAGTTTTCATCAATAATATTCTTTTCGATAAGTTTTTCTATTATCTTATCATCCTGAGTAAGAAGATCTCTTGCTAAGTTTATAACTTCAAGATGTCCGTTAGATCTACCACCATTATTCAAGATATATACTGTATCCTGAGTATACATAAGATTCTTAATTGAATCTATTATTCTTGTGTCATCTTCATAGAACACATTGAATGTGAATGGATTTTTAGATAAACTTGGTGCATTGATGTTAATAGATATTCTCTTAACCTTTAAGAACACATCCATATCAGAGTTAACAACAACATTTTCGTCAAACAATTGCCATCTGCCATCAGCATCTTGATACCACCAGTCATATTCTAACATATCCTGATATTTTTCAGTATATATATCAGATACAGATGAATCTTTTACATAACCAGCATAGACAGAGTCTTCATCAAAGAAATCAACATCTGCATATTTCTTATCTTTAAGTGTAACATTGTCTATTGATTGTCCCGCGTATAGTTCAATCGGATCTCCCGCAAGAGTATCACCTGTCCACGCATTATAGTGGAATGTTACTTTAACAGGTGTTAAATCTTCCTCATCTACCCATTTAGCATAAAGTGTTATATCACTTGTAATCGGAGTAGAAAAGTCAAATTTATTTTCGTCACTGCATTCTTTGTCTGTAAACCATCCGAAGAATACAAATCCGTCCTTTTCAGGGTCAGTTAACGGTTTTGTTGCTGTTTTGTTTTCGTCAACTGTTATTGGAGCAACCGCACTTCCACCGTCGGTTTCAAATGAAACTTTATAAACTTTAATCCAGTTAGCAACAAGTGTAATGTCGCTTTCAACAGGTAAGTTAAAGTTATAAACTGTTCCGTTTAAGTACCATGCGTCAAATCTGTAACCGTCTTTTGTCATTATAACCATAGGTTCTGTAACCGGAAGTCCTTTTGCAACATAAACGTCTGGGATTGTGATATCACTCTTAGTATCAAACGATACTCTGTATGTTGTTCCGCTGCCTACATCTTTTAGCCAGAATGCATACAATGTAATATCTTCAGTTATTTTTGTTGTTGCATCAAATAGGTTTGTTCTGAATTCATCTGTGTACCAACCGTCAAATTTCCATCCGTCCGCTACAGGGTCAGAAGGCATTTTACCTTCCATTGTTTCATTATAGTTAACAGTAACAGGAGCTGTTACAGTTCCTAAGATTGTGTCAACAAATGAAACTGTGTAAGATTCTTTTGCCCATTTAGCAAACAATATCAATGTCTGGTTTGTTTCAAGCGCTGTTTCAAAGTCAAATTCATTGGTTAACTGAGAGTCAGTGTACCAACCTACAAAAGTATAACCGTCTTTTTCAGGATCCTGAGGTTTTTGAACTCTGTGATATGCTTCTACGGTCTGAGGCTCAACATAACTTCCACCATTTGTTACGAATTGAACGTAGTTCTTACCGCCCGCTTCCTGAGCTTTAACTGTGTAATATGCTTCAAAAGTAATATCCGATGTAATCACGTATTCAAAGTCTTTATCAGCAGGTAATCTTTCATCATCTATCATCCAGTTCTGGAAATAATGGTTACCTGTTAAAACACTCTGATAATCTTCTGCGTAATAATCATTAGGTCTAATAACAGTTCCGTAAGGAACATCTCTTATTACAAATCTGTTTCCATGAGTTGTTACGTTTTCTCCACCAATTTGTGAAGATGCTTTAAATGTTACATCATACTTACTTACTTCAAGTTTTGCATATATTATAACACTTCCTAATATTGTATCTCCCCAGATATATCTGGTTGAGTAAGTATTATCTGTATAGTAACCTTCTAAAGTAAGACCTGTAACAGTTGGATCAGAAGGCTGCTTGATTGTGCTTCCTTCTTCGAGTGTATATACATAGTCATTACCAGTGCCGTTATAATCTTTAATTGTTACTGTATATACATTCTTTGTTGAATATATTGCTTTTGCAGTTTTTGCTTCAGTAATATCAACTGTCATACCTTGTCTGATTTCAACTCCGTCAATTTCCCATCTTACAAAGTTTTGTGACGTACCGGCAGGAGTCGGAAGTTCAGGATATTTACCGTCAAAAGTTACAGTAATAAAGTTTGGAGTAACAGTACCTTCTCCCATAGTATCAAAAGTAATTCTGTACTCATTTGGTTGCCATATAGCATATAAAGTTATATCTTTTGGAATATTATATTTAAAAGTTTGACCTAAAGCATAAGTTGTTCCGCTTCCATCCTTTTTGGTATTCCATTCTTTAAGAGTATAACCCCATTTAGCAGCATTATATCCATTAGCAACAGTTACATTGCTATCGAAAATAACACTGGTATAAGAATCCCAAATCTGACCGTCATTTCCGTCATATAAAATTGTATATTCATTTGGTTCCCATACTGCATACAAAGTAATTGTTCCGTTTGGTTCTGCAAGATTATAAAGTCCATCCTGATAGTCTTTGTATTTAACAGGTCCGTCCGAAGTTTCTGCCCAACCTTTAAAGCCGTAACCTGTCTTTTCATATCCGTTTGCAGGAAGTCTGTATGTTGTATCATACTTAAATGTGCTGTTTGGATGTGTTCCACCTGTTGCACCATTGCCGCTATAGATAACGGTATAAGTTTGTGGAATCCATCTGGCAGTAAGAGCTATATCCTTTTTAAGAGGTGTTGCAAAGTTATAAAGTTCATCGCCTACATACCATCCGTCAAATGTATAACCATATCTTGATGGATCGGTTGGTTTTACTGCAGTCTTACCATATTCTACAGATTGAGAGGAAACATCAGTTCCGCCGTTTGAATCAAATGAAACTGTATAACGTTTTGCTTC contains the following coding sequences:
- a CDS encoding S-layer homology domain-containing protein; protein product: MKKILSAFIILTLIFSMCTVNANTTQVQFTDVDKSSSQGQAIYKMVESGILSGYPDSSFRPNNPLTRAELCKIINLTFNFTEADAVNFPDVSTSDWFYSYVLIAKKAGYIKGHDDGTFRGNDYLTKEEACVVICRVAGLYDIPFTGTISDEVSDWAVPYVNKVLGNRLMSLNSDNTFGATKNITRGELSHSVSPFVKSTGTTPGTSTGTSTGGGGGGSTGGGGGGSVGGGGNSGTVLPIIPPSAGDNTGSGDNTGSGDNTGSGDNTGSGDNTGSGDNTGSGDNTGSGDNTGTGDNTGTGDNTGSGDNTGTGDNTGTGDNTGTGDNTGSGDNTGSGTTQPDDDEDEKPTEPTIDKAKQDEALENINTIKKAITRFGGRFGAKAQQVLNIIYATLTETENDAQNGIAIYTKNYVVNTYGTEITEAKNIYNGKGGYNNGTFVEGMTSGEQGQFVSDLERYMPSYAADELSLMLFGKTVEQLVKDMN